Proteins from a single region of Lepus europaeus isolate LE1 chromosome 4, mLepTim1.pri, whole genome shotgun sequence:
- the LOC133758577 gene encoding neuropeptide Y receptor type 6, whose product MEVSLNDPASNKTSAKSNSSAFFYFESCQSPSLALPLLLVAYTVVLIMGICGNLSLITIIFKKQREAQNVTNILIANLSLSDILVCVMCIPFTAIYTLMDHWIFGNTMCKLTSYVQSVSISVSIFSLVLIAIERYQLIVNPRGWKPSASHAYWGIMLIWLFSLLLSIPLLLSYHLTDEPFRNLSLPIDLYSHHVVCVEHWPSKTNQLLYSTSLIMLQYFVPLGFMFICYLKIVICLHKRNSKIDRKRENESRLTENKRINTMLISIVVTFAACWLPLNIFNVIFDWYHEVLMSCHHDLVFAICHLVAMVSTCINPLFYGFLNRNFQKDLVVLIHHCLCFALRERYENIAISTLHTDESKGSLRVAHIPTCI is encoded by the coding sequence ATGGAAGTTTCCCTCAATGACCCAGCATCTAATAAAACCAGTGCAAAGAGTAACAGCTCAGCATTTTTCTACTTTGAATCCTGTCAATCCCCTTCTCTAGCCTTACCCCTATTACTCGTTGCCTATACTGTGGTTTTAATcatgggcatttgtggaaaccTCTCTCTCATCACCATCATCTTTAAGAAGCAAAGAGAAGCTCAGAATGTCACCAACATACTGATTgccaacctctccctctctgacatcTTGGTGTGTGTCATGTGCATCCCTTTTACTGCTATTTACACTCTGATGGATCACTGGATATTTGGGAACACCATGTGCAAACTCACCTCCTATGTACAGagtgtctccatctctgtgtctatTTTCTCACTTGTATTAATTGCTATTGAAAGATATCAGCTGATTGTGAACCCCCGTGGCTGGAAGCCGAGTGCATCTCATGCTTACTGGGGCATCATGCTGATTTGGCTCTTCTCCCTTCTGTTGTCCATTCCCTTGTTGCTTTCCTACCACCTCACCGATGAGCCCTTCCGcaacctctctctccccattgACCTCTATAGTCACCATGTAGTCTGTGTAGAGCACTGGCCCTCCAAGACAAACCAGCTCCTCTATTCTACCTCCTTGATTATGCTCCAGTATTTTGTCCCGCTGGGCTTCATGTTCATCTGCTACCTGAAGATTGTTATCTGCCTCCACAAGAGAAACAGCAaaatagacagaaagagggaaaatgaAAGCCGGCTCACTGAGAACAAGAGAATCAACACAATGCTGATTTCCATCGTTGTGACTTTTGCAGCCTGCTGGCTGCCCTTGAACATCTTCAACGTTATCTTTGACTGGTATCACGAGGTGCTGATGAGCTGCCACCATGATCTGGTGTTTGCAATATGCCACTTGGTTGCTATGGTTTCCACGTGCATAAACCCTCTCTTCTATGGATTTCTGAACAGAAATTTCCAGAAAGATCTGGTGGTGCTTATTCACCACTGCTTGTGCTTTGCACTTCGGGAAAGATATGAAAATATTGCCATCTCTACTCTGCACACAGATGAATCCAAGGGATCTTTAAGAGTGGCTCATATACCAACATGTATATAA